The Ignavibacteria bacterium DNA segment TCGTTATTAGACAAAATTATAAGGAGTTAGAAAAATGGCAACAGTAATTAAACGCGGCAATACACTGCACATTTCATACTACGATCCAGGTAAACGAAAGTCTGTTATTAAGTCAACAGGGCTTGAGGCAACAGATGCAAACAGAAAGAAGGCAGAAGCAATAGCAAAAAAATTTCAGGATGAGTTGACAAAGAAGGGAAGGGAACTAAAAAAGATAGGAATAAAAAAGATTACAATCAGAGACGCTTTTGAACACTTCCTAACAAACAATGAAGGAAAGCATGAAAAAACAAAAAAGGATTATCTGAGATTCTACAGCTACTTTAACAAGGAGTTTAGTGAAAATGAGCCATGCACGGTTATAACCAAGCTGGCAGTTGAGGAGTGGTTAATTAAGATAAAGAAACTTCCTCTTCAGCAGAATTCAATTCATGCTATAGGTAAGCAGTTAAATCATTTTCTGAACTTCCTTTTTGAGTATAACTATACTCAAATGTTTAAGATAAACAAAGAGGTTCGAACAAGACCCGAAAGGAAAAAGAAAATAACCTTATCCCCGGCAGACACAAAGATTATTTTTGAGAAACTGGAAGCAAAGACTCAGGAAGGTGAAGATGCTACGAATAAAGATGCGGCATCGGATCATTCAAAATCAAAGAAAAAGAAGAAGACTAAAGTGCCAAAAGAAGATATGGGTAAAAATTCAAATTTTAAGACGCTCATTTATCTGGCCTATTATACCGGACTCAGGTCCAGCGACATGCTTACAATTAAAGCTGAAGATATAGACCTGAATGCGAGAACCATAAGCTACTACTCTCCTAAAAGAGATGTGTACAGAGATATCCCGTTCCATGCTGATCTCCTGCCTATACTCAAAGCCAGGGTTGAGGAAGTTAAAGCCGGACCAATTTTGAATTATACGAGTGTGGAAAATCTTGGCAGGGCTGTTACAAGATACTTTAAGGATATCGGACTTTCGAGCAAAAAGTATACTGCCAGGACTTTCAGAAAAACCTTTATTACACTTGCAAGAGCTCGTGGAATAGACGCCTCAATAGTTCGTGAGCTCGTAGGTCATGAACACCAGACCACAGCAGACAGGTATTATAACGATATTCAGATGCAGACAATGAAGAAGGAGCTTAAAAAGTTCAAAAGAGCGGATCAGATAACCGAGTCCGACATCGAGTAGAACAAACTAACCAGCTCCTTTTCACAAAAAATTATGTATTGGCCAATACAACTTAAAAATAACCTTACAATAAGCTTTCCACTTACTAGCAATTCACTAGCAATTCCTGCTTTTTAAACAATAAATCACTGTTTTTGATAATATTTTTGCGCATGCGCTGCAGTAGTTTTTGCAGTAGTTTTTCCTGTCAGAATGGGAAAAATGAGGCAAATTCAGGTCAATTTTAAAAAACTGATGACTTTTTAAAAATAAAAAAAACTCAAATTAAGCAGCATTCGATGTATTAATTCACTCTGAAGGATCGAATCATCCCGACTGCTAGAATGACTGAGAGTTAAAAATATAAAGAGCACCCTGGGTACAGTTCCATTTAGGAAGCCGAAATCCACCCTCATAACAAGTCGGATTTCCTGCACAACAAGTAAATCACCTGGATAACATTATTGATGTTAATAAGGGCCACTCGTAAAATGACTGGCCTTTCTTTTAATCTTAATGATGACGCTCGAAGGAAAGAAATAAGACAGACTTTCAAATGTTAAGCCCAGATACTTTTATATGGGTTAAAATGACAGGGGAGAGGAGCCATTCCATAAAACTGTAGGTTTGTGGAATAAAATTCTGTGGCTAAAAACTTTGAAAAATAGAAGAATTAAGAGGCATAAAAACATACCTTTTATGGAAAAGGGGTAATTTTGGGCCACAGTGTCCTTTCCACCGGTCATTTATAATATTTTTTCGTTTTTTTTTATTTTTTTTTCAAAAAATTTTCCGAAAACGCTCCTCGTCACCATATATATAATAAAGGATATTTTTTATTTGTTTAGTGAATGTGACTTCCATCACACAAGCCGCCTACTTATGAAGTCAGTAGAGTAATGCTAAAATTAAGTCTCTTGAATTATTTCTTTGCTATTCACTTTACAAGGATTTGAAAATGAAGATCTTATTCTGGTTTTCTCCATATCAGCTTCATCTTACTTTCATTTGTAATAAATCTTTATAGTCCAAATATAAATTGACTCAAGTAAAGCCCCAGTGTGCATCATCAGGGCTGGTAAATGTTATTTAATCGTTGTAAAAACTAAATTATTATTCAATTAATTTATGTGAGGGAAAATGATGAAAGTACCGAAACTATTATTCTTGCTCGTGATAATACTTTATTCAAGCATTTCAGCGGCG contains these protein-coding regions:
- a CDS encoding tyrosine-type recombinase/integrase, yielding MATVIKRGNTLHISYYDPGKRKSVIKSTGLEATDANRKKAEAIAKKFQDELTKKGRELKKIGIKKITIRDAFEHFLTNNEGKHEKTKKDYLRFYSYFNKEFSENEPCTVITKLAVEEWLIKIKKLPLQQNSIHAIGKQLNHFLNFLFEYNYTQMFKINKEVRTRPERKKKITLSPADTKIIFEKLEAKTQEGEDATNKDAASDHSKSKKKKKTKVPKEDMGKNSNFKTLIYLAYYTGLRSSDMLTIKAEDIDLNARTISYYSPKRDVYRDIPFHADLLPILKARVEEVKAGPILNYTSVENLGRAVTRYFKDIGLSSKKYTARTFRKTFITLARARGIDASIVRELVGHEHQTTADRYYNDIQMQTMKKELKKFKRADQITESDIE